From the Kitasatospora viridis genome, one window contains:
- a CDS encoding DUF397 domain-containing protein: MTRNPTAVVWRKSSFSGGTGGNCLEVAVGTPGAVPVRDSKDPHGPALVFGPDAWSAFVAKVRAGGLHAQA, from the coding sequence GTGACGCGGAACCCTACGGCTGTCGTGTGGCGAAAGTCCTCGTTCAGTGGTGGCACTGGTGGCAACTGCCTTGAGGTGGCGGTGGGAACCCCCGGCGCCGTCCCCGTGCGCGACAGCAAGGACCCGCATGGTCCCGCCCTTGTCTTCGGACCCGACGCCTGGAGTGCGTTCGTGGCGAAGGTGCGCGCGGGGGGCTTGCACGCGCAGGCGTGA
- a CDS encoding helix-turn-helix domain-containing protein, with product MDSPTVLRRRLGSELRELRNRAGLTGKDVADALDWSASKVSRIESGEVGLRERDVRPMLALYGVSDPNEIKQLTSLARKSRQPGWWQSYGDALPEWFKAYVGLEEDASAIRTYESELVPGLLQTEEYFRAVVRATVPVSYEEAADAGDRRIALRMQRQEILSRPNPPLLWAIINEAVLRRPVGSPEVMRAQLEHLADVADARQNVMVQVLPFSAGAHPAMTQSFSLLSFKDIPGSIVYSESPTSSTYTEKPADTEYHQRVFDRLMASAVQPEKSVLWLRDVAKEYMK from the coding sequence GTGGACAGTCCAACCGTGCTGCGTCGTAGGCTCGGCTCCGAGCTGCGAGAGTTGCGAAATCGGGCGGGACTCACCGGCAAAGACGTCGCCGACGCGCTGGACTGGTCCGCGAGCAAGGTCAGCCGCATCGAGAGCGGTGAAGTCGGCCTGCGCGAACGGGATGTGCGGCCGATGCTGGCGCTTTACGGGGTCAGCGACCCGAACGAGATCAAGCAACTGACGTCGCTCGCGCGGAAGAGTCGGCAGCCCGGTTGGTGGCAGAGCTACGGCGATGCACTTCCGGAGTGGTTCAAGGCGTATGTCGGCCTTGAAGAGGATGCATCTGCTATCCGTACCTATGAGTCGGAGTTGGTGCCGGGACTGCTGCAGACCGAGGAGTACTTTCGCGCTGTGGTTCGCGCGACCGTGCCGGTGAGCTACGAGGAGGCGGCGGACGCTGGGGATCGCCGGATCGCTTTGCGGATGCAGCGTCAGGAAATCCTTTCCCGCCCCAATCCTCCGTTGCTCTGGGCCATCATCAATGAAGCCGTGCTGAGACGCCCGGTTGGGTCGCCCGAGGTCATGCGAGCTCAGCTGGAACACCTGGCCGATGTAGCGGATGCGCGGCAGAACGTCATGGTCCAGGTCCTCCCGTTCAGTGCCGGCGCACATCCCGCCATGACTCAGTCCTTCTCACTGCTTTCGTTCAAGGACATCCCCGGAAGCATCGTCTATTCCGAATCGCCGACGAGCAGCACCTATACAGAGAAACCAGCGGATACGGAGTATCACCAGAGGGTCTTTGACCGGCTCATGGCCTCGGCGGTCCAGCCTGAGAAGTCGGTCCTCTGGTTGCGCGACGTTGCAAAGGAGTACATGAAGTGA
- a CDS encoding ATP-binding protein, producing the protein MPEAVSQPPSPTAQQHFWLPYSKRTPRLARQQLREFLAALPNGARFSDTGELLVSELVTNALQHGTQRGQLIKLSLEADEERLIVSVEDASDLPPQLRALSAAESGYGLHLVSKLANAWGWGPREGVGKRVWCVCAPSPAGAAP; encoded by the coding sequence ATGCCTGAAGCCGTTTCCCAGCCTCCGTCCCCCACTGCCCAGCAGCACTTCTGGCTGCCGTACAGCAAGCGGACCCCGCGCCTCGCCCGGCAGCAGCTGCGCGAGTTCCTCGCCGCCCTGCCCAACGGCGCGCGCTTCTCCGACACCGGCGAGCTGCTGGTCAGTGAGCTGGTCACGAACGCGCTGCAACACGGCACCCAGCGCGGGCAGTTGATCAAGCTCTCGCTGGAGGCGGACGAGGAGCGACTGATCGTCTCCGTCGAGGACGCCTCCGACCTGCCGCCGCAATTGCGGGCGCTCTCCGCCGCCGAGTCCGGCTACGGGCTGCACCTGGTCAGCAAGCTGGCCAACGCCTGGGGTTGGGGGCCGCGCGAAGGCGTCGGCAAGCGCGTCTGGTGCGTCTGCGCGCCGAGCCCGGCCGGCGCCGCGCCGTGA
- a CDS encoding MFS transporter, protein MMARRRLGRQFGWLWAAYAVSAYGSGLGFGALPLIAVLALHASPAEVSALSAVGPVVGALIAVPLAPWVEFRRKRPVMIAMDLARFAAMATIPIAYAFGRLGFGQLLAVSAVIAAAKIAFNAASGAHLKALVRAEDLLVANARFESTNWSSIAIGPPLGGAAIGLFGPVTTVVADALSYLLSALGITAIRGREEVPQPADQGRAGAGAVLDGWRHIMGDPGLRALYLNNMLVGGLIMATEPVLSVLLLRQLGFPPWQYGLAFALPCLGGLIGSRLARRVVTRYGRDRVFRTVGTLRAVWLIGLAFVRPGVIGLITVMAVELAIIINMSLYSPVLATYRLERTPKHLVARTLSAWSIGQQASIALCTALGGLLADVTSPRTVLAVAGLLILGTPFLLPWRAQTAQHEPELARTPA, encoded by the coding sequence ATGATGGCCAGGCGGCGGTTGGGCCGGCAGTTCGGCTGGCTGTGGGCGGCCTACGCCGTGAGCGCCTACGGCTCCGGGCTGGGGTTCGGCGCGCTCCCGCTGATCGCCGTGCTCGCCCTGCACGCCAGCCCCGCCGAGGTGTCGGCGCTGTCCGCCGTCGGGCCCGTGGTCGGCGCGCTGATTGCGGTGCCGCTCGCGCCGTGGGTTGAGTTCCGGCGCAAGCGCCCCGTCATGATCGCGATGGACCTCGCCCGGTTCGCGGCCATGGCGACGATCCCGATCGCCTACGCCTTCGGCCGGCTCGGCTTCGGCCAGCTGCTCGCGGTCTCGGCCGTGATCGCCGCCGCCAAGATCGCGTTCAACGCCGCCAGCGGCGCCCACCTCAAGGCCCTCGTCCGGGCCGAGGACCTGCTGGTGGCCAACGCCCGCTTCGAGTCCACGAACTGGAGCTCCATCGCGATCGGCCCCCCGCTGGGAGGGGCGGCGATCGGCCTGTTCGGGCCGGTCACCACCGTGGTGGCCGACGCGCTCAGCTACCTGCTCTCCGCGCTGGGCATCACCGCGATCCGGGGCCGGGAGGAGGTGCCGCAGCCCGCCGACCAGGGCCGGGCCGGGGCCGGCGCGGTGCTCGACGGCTGGCGGCACATCATGGGCGACCCCGGCCTGCGGGCGCTCTACCTCAACAACATGCTGGTCGGTGGCCTGATCATGGCCACCGAGCCGGTGCTCTCCGTCCTGCTGCTGCGCCAACTCGGCTTCCCACCCTGGCAGTACGGCCTCGCCTTCGCGCTGCCCTGCCTCGGCGGACTGATCGGCTCCCGGCTGGCCCGCCGGGTGGTGACCCGGTACGGCCGGGACCGGGTCTTCCGGACCGTCGGCACCCTGCGGGCCGTCTGGCTGATCGGCCTGGCCTTCGTCCGCCCCGGCGTCATCGGCCTGATCACCGTGATGGCCGTCGAGTTGGCGATCATCATCAACATGAGCCTGTACAGCCCCGTGCTCGCCACCTACCGGCTCGAACGCACCCCCAAGCACCTCGTCGCCCGCACCCTGTCGGCCTGGTCGATCGGCCAGCAGGCATCCATCGCCCTGTGCACCGCGCTCGGCGGACTGCTCGCGGACGTGACCAGCCCGCGCACCGTCCTGGCCGTGGCGGGACTGCTCATCCTGGGCACGCCGTTCCTGCTGCCCTGGCGGGCACAGACGGCGCAGCACGAACCGGAGTTGGCCCGGACTCCCGCCTGA
- a CDS encoding LysR family transcriptional regulator, with protein MDLEAVRTFVAVADAGQFQKAATDLSITQQAVSKRIAALERDLGVRLFTRAPRGAELTIDGRAFLPHARELLRVAERAVASVRAGRRPLRVDVISSRGAASGLMRDFHGAHPEIDLDVLMLFEIETAVTAIRSGTIDASFRAVAMPGRRLPEDIESARVVDEPLELLTGPGHALAAARSVTLADLVGHRIWMPGIVPGTEWGAYYDDLVAEFGLTIEATGPNFGSDALLDTIADTPALATFMGGHTRLVWPAGHGLRRIPVIDPVPVYPHSLLWHRDNPHPALPTLREHLTATTPGLDAAGTWRPSWVRPR; from the coding sequence GTGGATCTCGAAGCCGTGCGCACCTTCGTCGCCGTCGCCGACGCGGGCCAGTTCCAGAAGGCCGCGACCGACCTGTCGATCACCCAGCAGGCCGTCTCCAAGCGGATCGCCGCACTGGAGCGGGACCTCGGCGTGCGGTTGTTCACCCGCGCGCCCCGTGGCGCCGAGCTCACCATCGACGGGCGGGCGTTCCTGCCGCACGCCCGCGAGCTGCTGCGGGTCGCCGAGCGCGCCGTCGCCTCCGTGCGCGCCGGCCGCCGTCCGCTGCGCGTCGACGTGATCTCCTCGCGCGGTGCGGCGTCGGGCCTGATGCGCGACTTCCACGGCGCGCACCCGGAGATCGACCTGGACGTGCTGATGCTGTTCGAGATCGAGACGGCCGTCACCGCCATCCGGTCCGGCACGATCGACGCCTCCTTCCGGGCCGTCGCCATGCCCGGTCGGCGGCTGCCCGAGGACATCGAGTCGGCCCGGGTGGTCGACGAGCCGCTCGAACTGCTCACCGGCCCCGGCCACGCGCTGGCCGCCGCCCGGTCGGTGACCCTCGCCGACCTGGTCGGGCACCGGATCTGGATGCCCGGCATCGTTCCCGGCACCGAGTGGGGGGCCTATTACGACGACCTGGTCGCCGAGTTCGGCCTCACCATCGAGGCGACCGGCCCCAACTTCGGCTCCGACGCGCTGCTCGACACCATCGCCGACACCCCGGCGCTGGCCACCTTCATGGGCGGGCACACCCGCCTGGTCTGGCCGGCCGGACACGGCCTGCGGCGGATCCCGGTGATCGACCCGGTGCCCGTCTACCCGCACTCGCTCCTGTGGCACCGCGACAACCCGCACCCGGCGCTGCCCACGCTCCGCGAGCACCTCACCGCGACGACACCCGGCCTGGACGCCGCCGGGACCTGGCGGCCGAGCTGGGTGCGGCCGCGCTGA
- a CDS encoding ArsR/SmtB family transcription factor has protein sequence MPDEEGHPETAEIALGPVLAALADPNRRRVVRELALAPAGEARTCVSFGLPVSKATLTYHFRTLREAGLIRQVSRGNSRTATLRRAEIDQLFPGLLAIIAEERGDGQAEE, from the coding sequence ATGCCCGACGAGGAGGGACACCCCGAGACGGCGGAGATCGCCCTCGGTCCGGTCCTGGCGGCACTCGCCGACCCCAATCGCCGCCGCGTCGTCCGCGAACTGGCGCTGGCCCCCGCCGGCGAGGCCCGGACCTGCGTCTCCTTCGGCCTGCCGGTCAGCAAGGCCACGCTGACCTACCACTTCCGGACCCTCCGCGAGGCCGGGCTGATCCGCCAGGTCAGCCGGGGCAACAGCCGGACGGCCACGCTGCGCCGCGCGGAGATCGATCAGCTCTTCCCGGGCCTGCTCGCGATCATCGCGGAGGAACGAGGCGACGGACAGGCGGAGGAGTGA
- a CDS encoding putative quinol monooxygenase: MDRAVPQPFTLVGTARPKPERAQDLRELLLSFVEPTRQEPGCLEYHFHEDRDTPGLFVFYEAWRSEEDLNAHLALPHLRDFWERRMDYLEQDLEIRYLTMHSPYPADRATPAGA, translated from the coding sequence ATGGACCGCGCCGTGCCCCAGCCCTTCACCCTCGTCGGAACCGCCCGCCCCAAGCCCGAGCGCGCGCAGGACCTGCGCGAGCTGCTGCTCTCCTTCGTCGAGCCGACCCGGCAGGAGCCCGGCTGCCTGGAGTACCACTTCCACGAGGACCGGGACACCCCCGGGCTCTTCGTCTTCTACGAGGCGTGGCGCAGCGAGGAGGACCTGAACGCCCACCTCGCCCTGCCCCACCTGCGGGACTTCTGGGAGCGCCGGATGGATTACCTGGAACAGGACTTGGAGATCCGCTACCTGACGATGCACAGCCCGTACCCGGCCGACCGGGCGACCCCGGCGGGCGCCTGA